One region of Polypterus senegalus isolate Bchr_013 chromosome 11, ASM1683550v1, whole genome shotgun sequence genomic DNA includes:
- the LOC120538569 gene encoding C-type mannose receptor 2-like encodes MPFMCYNETNNINERYFWVNVNLNWSRAQNYCHVNYTDLVTIRNEAENQEIMKNAKSFPFWIGLFNNPWKWSDGGNSTFQNWENSQPDNWHKTEKCVELRTSAWNDAACSEQRPFLCYNKSCTSLSYTSTNIFVLNSLSWDDAQNYCRANYTDLVTIENQTMNDQLLNMTAKKYTWIGLRHERNNWQWSNGEPLAYTNWEREYFCAVLQSDGSWNDSVCGEEKPFMCYKGKFN; translated from the exons AAACCAATAACATTAATGAGAGGTATTTCTGGGTAAATGTGAACTTGAACTGGAGTAGAGCTCAGAACTACTGTCACGTGAACTACACAGACCTGGTCACTATAAGGAATGAAGCAGAAAATCAGGAAATAATGAAGAATGCTAAAAGCTTCCCCTTTTGGATCGGTTTATTCAATAACCCATGGAAATGGTCTGATGGTGGGAATTCAACATTTCAAAACTGGGAAAACAGTCAGCCCGATAATTGGCATAAAACTGAAAAGTGTGTGGAACTTAGAACTTCAGCTTGGAATGATGCTGCATGTAGTGAACAGAGACCATTTTTGTGCTACAACA AGTCCTGCACTTCACTCTCCTACACCAGCACAAACATCTTTGTGTTAAATTCATTGTCCTGGGATGATGCTCAGAACTACTGcagagcaaactacacagacTTGGTGACTATTGAGAACCAAACAATGAATGACCAACTGTTAAATATGACAGCAAAGAAATACACTTGGATTGGACTCCGCCATGAACGTAACAACTGGCAGTGGTCTAATGGAGAACCTCTAGCGTACACAAACTGGGAAAGGGAGTATTTCTGTGCTGTGCTCCAGTCAGATGGCTCTTGGAATGACTCAGTCTGTGGAGAGGAAAAGCCTTTCATGTGTTACAAAGGCAAGTTCAATTAA